A single genomic interval of Roseomonas aeriglobus harbors:
- a CDS encoding rhamnogalacturonan acetylesterase: MRALLTAAALVAAPAASAQVAPDPAATPTVAPAAAPAYPATRILIASDSTAMTYGADRYPQTGWGQMLTCALQPGTEVVNRAIGGRSTKSFIAEGRWDRLMAESRPGDTVLIQFGHNDASSNRPERFAPAATLYRDNLLRMIWEAKGRGLTPVLVTPPARRSFQSGKAKADFAAYSGVMRDLVATTGVPVLDLEGRSLALLDTTGEAASKKFYLHLTPADKAPGFPNGLTDDTHFSELGARAMADIVAAELKGAKLPISDRVLADRPDLIRTKPLGVARCR; this comes from the coding sequence ATGAGGGCGCTGCTGACCGCCGCTGCGCTGGTCGCGGCCCCCGCCGCCTCCGCACAGGTCGCGCCCGACCCGGCGGCGACCCCGACGGTCGCGCCGGCGGCGGCGCCGGCGTACCCTGCGACCCGCATCCTGATCGCAAGCGATTCGACCGCGATGACATATGGCGCCGACCGCTATCCGCAGACCGGCTGGGGCCAGATGCTGACCTGTGCGCTGCAGCCCGGCACCGAGGTCGTCAATCGCGCGATCGGCGGACGCAGCACCAAGAGCTTTATCGCCGAAGGCCGCTGGGACAGGCTGATGGCGGAGTCGCGCCCCGGCGACACCGTCCTCATCCAGTTCGGTCATAACGATGCGAGCAGTAACCGCCCCGAACGCTTTGCCCCCGCCGCGACCCTGTACCGCGACAATCTGCTGCGAATGATCTGGGAAGCGAAGGGCCGCGGCCTGACTCCGGTTCTCGTCACGCCCCCTGCCCGCCGGTCCTTTCAAAGCGGCAAGGCCAAGGCGGATTTCGCCGCCTATAGCGGGGTGATGCGCGACCTGGTGGCGACGACCGGCGTGCCGGTGCTCGATCTGGAGGGTCGCTCGCTCGCGCTGCTCGACACCACCGGCGAGGCGGCATCGAAGAAATTCTATCTGCATCTGACGCCGGCGGACAAGGCGCCTGGTTTCCCCAACGGCCTGACCGACGACACCCATTTCAGCGAACTCGGCGCGCGTGCGATGGCCGACATCGTCGCCGCCGAACTGAAGGGCGCGAAGCTGCCGATTTCGGACCGGGTTCTGGCCGACCGCCCCGACCTGATCCGGACGAAGCCGCTCGGCGTCGCACGGTGCCGTTAA
- a CDS encoding alpha-N-arabinofuranosidase translates to MTGPITAYAQQAAPAPTATLTVRADTPGAKIDRRIFSQFAEHLGTGIYEGIWVGPDSKIPNTRGYRNDVIAALKALKVPVVRWPGGCFADEYHWREGVGPRKSRPVKVNTHWGGVTEDNAFGTHEFMDFAELIGAEAYVSGNVGNGTPQEMAEWVEYMTAPAGSLADLRAKNGRKAPWKLAYFGLGNELWGCGGNMRPEYAADLTRRYSTFVKVPEGVRINKVASGANGADYNWTEVMMRDASRMFDGIGVHYYTVPGSWSKKGPAVGFDEEEYARTLSKTLTMDELIRKHSAVMDKYDPKKRVNLAVDEWGTWYDPDPGTNPGFLRQQNSMRDAIVAAMNINIFTRYADRVRMTNIAQMVNVLQAMILTDGAKMVLTPTYHVFRMYLPFQDAAAIPIELKSPWYNKDQWVMPSVSAAAARGTDGLVRVALTNVDPNRPVTVSTTLTGVTATAVDGEILTGAIGAHNSFDQPEAVKPAAFAGASVSGGTLNVTLPPASVVVLTLR, encoded by the coding sequence ATGACCGGGCCGATCACGGCTTATGCCCAGCAAGCGGCACCGGCGCCCACGGCCACCCTGACCGTCCGCGCCGACACGCCGGGCGCGAAGATCGACCGCCGCATCTTCAGCCAGTTCGCCGAACATCTCGGCACCGGCATCTACGAAGGCATCTGGGTCGGGCCCGATTCGAAGATCCCCAACACCCGCGGTTATCGCAACGACGTGATTGCCGCGCTGAAGGCGTTGAAGGTACCGGTCGTCCGCTGGCCGGGCGGCTGCTTCGCCGACGAATATCACTGGCGCGAAGGCGTCGGTCCGCGCAAGTCGCGTCCGGTCAAGGTCAACACCCACTGGGGCGGCGTGACCGAGGACAATGCTTTCGGCACGCATGAATTCATGGACTTTGCCGAACTGATCGGGGCGGAAGCCTATGTCTCCGGCAATGTGGGCAACGGCACGCCGCAGGAGATGGCGGAGTGGGTCGAATATATGACCGCCCCCGCTGGCTCGCTGGCCGATCTGCGCGCGAAGAACGGCCGCAAGGCGCCGTGGAAGCTCGCCTATTTCGGGCTGGGCAACGAGCTATGGGGCTGTGGCGGGAACATGCGGCCCGAATATGCCGCCGACCTGACGCGCCGCTATTCCACCTTCGTGAAGGTGCCCGAGGGTGTCCGGATCAACAAGGTCGCCAGCGGCGCGAACGGGGCCGATTATAACTGGACCGAGGTGATGATGCGCGACGCGTCGCGCATGTTCGACGGCATCGGTGTCCATTACTACACCGTCCCCGGGTCCTGGTCGAAGAAGGGCCCCGCCGTCGGCTTCGACGAGGAAGAATATGCCCGTACGCTCAGCAAGACGCTGACGATGGACGAACTGATCCGCAAGCATTCGGCGGTGATGGACAAATATGACCCGAAGAAGCGGGTCAATCTGGCGGTCGACGAATGGGGAACGTGGTACGACCCCGATCCCGGCACCAACCCCGGCTTCCTGCGTCAGCAGAACAGCATGCGCGACGCGATCGTCGCGGCGATGAACATCAACATCTTCACCCGCTATGCCGACCGCGTCCGGATGACCAACATCGCGCAGATGGTGAACGTTCTGCAGGCGATGATCCTGACCGACGGCGCGAAGATGGTGCTGACGCCGACCTATCACGTGTTTCGCATGTACCTGCCCTTCCAGGACGCGGCGGCGATCCCGATCGAGCTGAAATCGCCTTGGTACAACAAGGACCAGTGGGTGATGCCGAGCGTCAGTGCGGCTGCCGCGCGCGGCACCGATGGCCTGGTCCGCGTCGCGCTGACGAACGTCGATCCGAACCGTCCGGTCACGGTATCGACGACGCTGACCGGCGTGACGGCGACCGCGGTGGATGGTGAAATCCTGACCGGCGCGATCGGCGCGCACAACAGCTTCGATCAGCCCGAAGCGGTGAAGCCGGCGGCGTTCGCCGGCGCAAGCGTGTCTGGCGGCACGCTGAACGTGACCCTGCCGCCGGCATCGGTCGTGGTGCTCACGCTACGGTGA